The Oxalobacteraceae bacterium OTU3CINTB1 genome includes a window with the following:
- a CDS encoding multidrug efflux RND transporter permease subunit, with protein MDISRFFIDRPRFATVLSLFIFLVGVLAIFQLPISEYPEVAPPQIVVRAQFPGANPRVISETVAAPLEEQINGLENMLYFESRATADGSMALTVTFKIGTVPEQAETAVQNRINRALPRLPEIVRTIGVTTEKQSPNLTMVVHMVSPDNSHDALYLRNYANLNVRDDLLRIPGMGSVLQFGAGDYAMRVWLNPQQLSARGMTAGDVVSAIREQNAQVAAGVVGSPPAPDDTDFQLQVNAQGRLITEEDFSNIIVRSDPANGAVVRVKDIGRVEMSASTFSLRSLLNNKEAAAIAIFQAPGSNALQLSDDVRATMARLKANFPKGVDYSIVYDPTRFVQTSIEKVVHTLIEAVLLVVLVVIIFLQTWRASVIPLLAVPVSIVGTFAVLLLLGYSINTLTLFGLVLAIGIVVDDAIVVVENVERNIADGLTPHDATVKAMNEVSGPIIAIALVLCAVFIPLTFVPGLSGQFYKQFAATIAISTVISAFNSLTLSPALAALLLRPHDAPKDRLSRGMDKVFGRFFHWFNCMFQRRSAAYSRGVTGLLGRKSLALVVYGVLLLLTGLLFTRIPSGFVPAPDKQYLIGVAQLPAGSSLARTEKVIRDMSDIALKVPGITDSIAFPGLSIAGFSASPNEGIVFFGLAPFDKRTSGDLSKDAILGKVNGAIQQIQGARMFVVPPPAVDGLGNAGGFKVQVQDRGSQGEQALYGAVWGVLGQIYGNQKSSIGTPYSTYDINVPQLFADVDRTKAKQMGVPLQDIYDTLQINLGSLYVNDFTRFGKTYQVVVQADAPFRSRADSIARLETRNSAGQMVPLSSVMQVNPTFGPTRVTRYNGFPSADINGAANPGFSSGQSEAEIERLVKTLPRGMSYEWTDLAYQDRLTRSVTLPGLDIKIPTLGAVLFLSVVLVVLVLTAQYESWSLPLAIIMIVPMCILSALFGVWLSHFPPFGQAGDLNLFTQVALVVLVGLACKNAILIVEFAKELEEQGKPMVDAVIEACHLRLRPILMTSIAFCAGVIPLILGSGAGSEMRRAMGIAVFSGMVGVTLFGIFLTPVFYALLRKGTEKRRAHAEELRREIDAAAHPFHAGVDDAGPAGAPAAHKSPSAHEPRKEDL; from the coding sequence ATGGATATCTCACGGTTTTTCATTGATCGTCCGCGCTTCGCCACCGTTCTTTCGCTGTTCATTTTCCTGGTCGGCGTGCTGGCCATTTTCCAGCTGCCGATTTCGGAGTATCCGGAAGTGGCGCCGCCGCAGATCGTCGTGCGCGCGCAGTTCCCGGGCGCCAATCCGCGCGTGATTTCGGAAACCGTGGCCGCGCCGCTGGAAGAGCAGATCAACGGCCTGGAAAACATGTTGTACTTCGAAAGCCGCGCCACCGCCGACGGCAGCATGGCGCTGACGGTCACGTTCAAGATCGGCACGGTGCCGGAGCAGGCCGAGACGGCGGTGCAGAACCGCATCAACCGCGCCTTGCCACGGCTGCCGGAGATCGTCCGCACCATCGGCGTGACGACCGAGAAGCAGTCGCCCAACCTGACCATGGTGGTGCACATGGTCAGCCCCGACAACAGCCACGACGCGCTTTACCTGCGCAACTACGCCAACCTGAATGTGCGCGACGATTTGCTGCGCATACCGGGCATGGGATCGGTGCTGCAATTCGGCGCCGGCGACTACGCGATGCGCGTGTGGCTCAATCCCCAGCAATTGTCGGCGCGCGGTATGACCGCCGGCGACGTGGTGTCGGCGATCCGCGAGCAGAACGCGCAGGTGGCTGCCGGCGTGGTCGGCTCGCCGCCGGCGCCGGACGACACGGATTTCCAGTTGCAGGTCAATGCGCAGGGCCGCCTGATCACGGAAGAGGACTTCTCCAACATCATCGTGCGCAGCGATCCGGCCAACGGCGCGGTGGTGCGCGTCAAGGATATCGGCCGCGTCGAGATGAGCGCCAGCACCTTCTCGCTGCGCAGCCTGTTGAATAACAAGGAGGCGGCGGCGATCGCCATCTTCCAGGCGCCGGGATCGAACGCGCTGCAACTGTCGGACGACGTGCGGGCGACGATGGCGCGCCTGAAGGCCAACTTCCCCAAGGGTGTCGACTACAGCATCGTCTACGATCCGACGCGCTTCGTACAGACGTCGATCGAAAAAGTGGTGCACACCTTGATCGAGGCGGTGCTGCTGGTGGTGCTGGTGGTGATCATCTTCCTGCAGACTTGGCGCGCCTCGGTGATTCCGCTGCTGGCGGTCCCGGTGTCCATCGTCGGCACCTTCGCGGTGCTGCTGTTGCTCGGTTATTCGATCAACACACTGACCTTGTTCGGGCTGGTGCTGGCGATCGGTATCGTCGTCGATGACGCCATCGTGGTGGTGGAAAACGTCGAGCGCAACATCGCCGACGGCCTGACGCCGCACGACGCCACGGTGAAGGCGATGAACGAGGTCAGTGGGCCGATCATCGCCATCGCGCTGGTGTTGTGCGCTGTATTCATTCCGCTGACCTTCGTGCCCGGCCTGTCCGGCCAGTTCTACAAGCAGTTCGCCGCCACCATCGCCATTTCGACCGTGATCTCGGCGTTCAATTCGCTGACCTTGTCGCCGGCGCTGGCAGCGCTGCTGCTGCGGCCCCACGACGCGCCCAAGGACCGCCTCTCGCGCGGCATGGACAAGGTGTTCGGCCGCTTCTTCCATTGGTTTAACTGCATGTTCCAGCGCCGCAGCGCAGCGTATAGCCGGGGCGTCACCGGTCTGCTGGGGCGCAAGTCGCTGGCGCTGGTGGTGTACGGCGTGCTGCTGCTGCTCACAGGGCTGCTGTTCACGCGCATCCCGAGCGGCTTCGTGCCGGCGCCGGACAAGCAGTACCTGATCGGCGTGGCGCAGCTGCCGGCCGGCTCCTCGCTGGCGCGCACCGAGAAGGTGATCCGCGACATGAGCGACATCGCGCTCAAGGTGCCGGGCATCACCGATTCGATCGCCTTCCCGGGCTTGTCGATCGCCGGCTTCTCGGCATCGCCGAACGAGGGCATCGTCTTCTTCGGCCTGGCGCCGTTCGACAAGCGCACCTCCGGCGACCTGTCCAAGGATGCGATCCTTGGCAAGGTCAATGGCGCGATCCAGCAGATCCAGGGCGCGCGCATGTTCGTGGTGCCGCCGCCGGCCGTCGACGGCCTCGGTAACGCGGGCGGCTTCAAGGTGCAGGTGCAGGATCGCGGCAGCCAGGGGGAGCAGGCGCTGTACGGCGCCGTTTGGGGCGTGCTCGGTCAGATCTACGGCAATCAAAAGTCGAGCATCGGCACGCCGTATTCGACCTACGACATCAACGTGCCGCAGCTGTTCGCCGACGTCGACCGTACCAAGGCCAAGCAAATGGGCGTGCCGTTGCAGGATATCTACGACACCTTGCAGATCAATCTGGGCTCCTTGTACGTGAACGACTTCACCCGCTTCGGCAAGACCTACCAGGTGGTGGTGCAGGCCGACGCGCCGTTCCGCTCGCGCGCCGACAGCATCGCGCGGCTGGAGACGCGCAATTCGGCCGGGCAGATGGTGCCGCTGAGCTCCGTCATGCAGGTCAATCCGACCTTCGGTCCGACCCGCGTGACACGCTACAACGGCTTCCCGTCGGCCGACATCAACGGCGCCGCCAACCCGGGCTTCTCGAGCGGGCAGTCGGAGGCGGAGATCGAACGGCTGGTCAAGACCCTGCCGCGCGGTATGTCGTACGAGTGGACCGACCTGGCCTACCAGGACCGGCTGACGCGTTCCGTGACCTTGCCGGGGCTGGACATCAAGATTCCGACCCTGGGCGCGGTGCTGTTCCTGTCGGTGGTGCTGGTGGTGCTGGTGCTGACCGCGCAATACGAGAGCTGGAGCCTGCCGCTGGCGATCATCATGATCGTGCCGATGTGTATTCTGTCGGCGTTGTTCGGCGTGTGGCTGTCGCACTTTCCGCCGTTCGGCCAGGCGGGGGATTTGAATCTGTTCACGCAGGTGGCACTGGTGGTGCTGGTCGGCCTGGCGTGCAAGAACGCGATTCTGATCGTGGAATTCGCCAAGGAGCTGGAAGAGCAGGGCAAGCCGATGGTGGATGCCGTCATCGAAGCCTGCCATCTGCGTCTGCGGCCGATTTTGATGACGTCGATCGCCTTCTGCGCAGGCGTGATACCGCTGATCCTCGGCAGCGGCGCGGGCAGCGAGATGCGCCGCGCGATGGGGATCGCGGTTTTCTCCGGCATGGTCGGCGTGACCTTGTTCGGGATTTTCCTGACGCCGGTGTTCTACGCTTTGCTGCGCAAGGGTACCGAGAAACGTCGCGCCCACGCGGAAGAACTGCGGAGAGAGATCGACGCCGCCGCGCATCCGTTCCATGCCGGTGTCGATGATGCCGGTCCCGCCGGGGCGCCCGCCGCGCACAAGTCACCATCGGCGCACGAGCCACGCAAGGAGGACTTATGA